Within Hydra vulgaris chromosome 02, alternate assembly HydraT2T_AEP, the genomic segment TGTCAATCGGTATGAAGTCCCCGAAAGTGGATGAATTTGAACACTGAATTGATAGAAACGTCTAAACCAAGTGGACAATGTTTCCTAAGTAGAaagaaaaaagtgaattttaaatATGCACATTTTATATCGAAAGATATACAAAAAAGGACGCTTTTGCGCCGTGAGTTTTAAAATGGTAGATTGTCAACTTCTTGCACCGGACTAGGAGTGGGTGCTTTGTTTTGCGGGGCATCGTATTGAGCTCGCGGTGCAAATTGCTGAGCTGTACTTGGTATATATTCGCTGCCGATCGGCGGTGCTAATGGTGCGGACTGACCCGGTGCTGATCCTAATAATTGTAGCGTGTCGCCAAAAATTTCCGTTGTGTAACGTTTCACTCCGTTTTGATCTTCCCAAGAGCGGTCTCTGATTTTTCCTTCAATGTAAACTTGACTTCCTTTGCGTACAAATTTGTGTGCAAGCTCTCCCAACTGTCTCCACAATACAATATTGTGCCATTCTGTTGTGGTTTGTTTTTCTCCGTTTTTATTTCAATAGGTTTCAGACGTTGCCAACGAGAAAGCTGCAACCGCGGTGTTTTCTTGAACAACTCTATATTCGGGGTCTTTGCCCGCATTTCTAACTAAAATTACTTCATTGACTCccatttttatgatatttttaaagtcacGTATAaagtatatcaattttttatacttgcaaaataaatctgttttcaAACCGGGTTTTTATTGCTCTCGTttgtatgaaaataaaaaaccgaTAGTTTACACTAAcggtttttaagtttatttttggtTTACCAAAGTTTAGCCGGATATTTTCCTGCGTCTACCagttcttgtatttttttcacAGGCGTTTCTCTATCCTCTTGGTAGGTTACTCCAAACCATCTTGCGTCCGAGGTCAATACTTTAGTTGTCGCTTTTCCTTGTTTGATCAGAATATCAACACCTGTCGGAACATAAAATACAGCTTTAATGTTATCTTTGTTTTCTTGggcaaaatatttgaaaaaatcaccGAAATATCCGAAAACAAACAGAGTGAAGCCCAAAAAATTCATAGATACGGATTCATAGCCCGTTAGTTCTACAGATTCTCCGTTTTTGTCTTTGTAAGCAGCTCCGGTGCTCGGTTTTTCTATTGAAGTTCTTTCTACAACGCTTATCAGGTTTTGCTTGTCATCTACTTGGCAAACTCTTCTGGCAACGGTTCCGAAGTCGGAAAGTGTGTTGCGCAGACCATAACCGACCATGCTGTAGCTTCCTGTATCGTTTGCATCCAATGCCGATAAATATTGTGCCATTACTTCAAAGCCTTCTGCTCCGTAAAAGTCGTCGGGATTGATTACTGCAAAAGGTTCTTTTACCTTACTTGCTGCGCACCAAACTGCATGTCCGATGCCCCATGGTTTTGCGCGTTCCGGGTTCAGTGTTATGCCTTTGGGCAATAtgtccaatttttaaaaaacgacaTCAATATCAATTTTTCCCTCGTACTTTTTTAGGATGCTGTTTCTAAAGTCATTCTCAATCGATTTTCGAATGATGAAAACAATTTTCCCAAAACCCGCTCTAATGGCGTCATACACTGAGTAATCCATTATTGTTTCACCCGACGGGCCGAATGGGTCGATTTGTTTAAGCCCACCGTATCTGCTGCCCATACCGGCTGCTAATACCACAAGTGTTGGTTTCATGttcacaatttttgtttttaattcagtTTCCGGAATCTTCTAATACGAATTCGCtgcaaaactaattaacttttttcattcGAATCAAAAAAAGGCTTTTGTTGCATCAGTTTTTTATAGATTATCTcaagtttatttcaataaaaaaggaaGCGACTCCTTCCTTTCTTGGCGTAAATTCCGagtatattcaaaaaaatctttcattttattgaaaaaacctTTGTCTTCGCCTCTTTTTCCAGGTTCAAAAGATTCTGATTTTTGAatctttctattattttttctcttctttGCTTAAGTTTTTCGGAATCCAAACGTTTATCTGAACCAATAAATCGCCTTTTTCGTATCCTTTCACGTCCGGTAGCCCTTTGCTGTGAAGTCCTAAGATATTACACGGTTGTGTTCCCGGATCTATTTTTACTTTCACTCGGTCGTCTACTGTGGGAAATTCTACCGTTTCTCCCAGAATAGCATTCGTAATACTTAAGTAAAGTTTGTGAATCAAATCATTATCTTGTCTAATCAAATAAGGATGTTCTTTTTCCTGAATCAAAACAATCAAATCATCGTTTATTCCGCCGCGTCTGGCGGCATTACCTTTGCCGGCTACCAAAAGCGAGCTTTGTGAATCTTCAAAACTTGCGGATAAAGTAAGTTTTTCTTATCGTTATTTATTACAAAGTCTGATCTGTTAATTCTATATTCGTCCAAAAACTGCTTTTCTATTCTTGCTTTTACTTGTTCCTCTTTCAGTCCGTCTCTCATTATTGTTCTGCTTATCCTGTTTTTGTCCGGTGCCGTTACCGTGATTATTTTGTCGAAACCGCGGAATGCACCGCGTTCAAACAGAATAGCTGCTTCTTTTATaacgtttaatttttgttgaaattgcatacacaaattttcaaaatgccgAGCTACCAATGGGTGAACAAGTTCATATACGGTTTCTAAAGCTTTCGGATTGTTGAAAATCAAGgctgacaatttttttttatcaattttttcgtTCTCGTTAATGATTTCTATTCCAAAAGCATCTATCATCGAATTTTTAACTCAATGTTATTGtcgtataatttttttgcttcccGGTCTGCACTATAAACCGGGATATTCcattgcttaaaaattttacagaCCAAACTTTTTCCGCATCCTATACCTCCGGTTATACCTGAGAAAAGTGCACTTTAAGCATTTCTTTgcatttggttaaaaaaatcaGACCTTTCGTGGTTCCACAATAGGTCtgacaaaaaagattttttgtagaCTGAGAACGGAATCAAAGTAATCTTCAATTCTGAATCTATCATATAATCTTCAACTTCTTCTTTCATGTCGCTGTTGTCCGGATCGAAATACCCGTTTACGATTACGGTTCCACCGTTTTCTTCGTAAATTTTCAATATGTTCAGAATATCAAGTATATAACGATATGAGCTCGTGTCGAAATAAGTAAGCTTGATATTAAACGTAATAGGTCTAGCCTCTTCTATATAGGTTTTAAGCCACTGTATGAGCGGTGTGTAAAACTCAACGGTTTCTTCTAAGTATGATTCGCCTGCTAGTTCGTGAGAACTGATGAAAACATCGTGAGAACTGAATGTTCTCCATAATATTGTTgttgaaatatattattaatccTTATACTTATTTACTTTCACGGTAATTGCAAAAAACGAAAGCTCATCGTTTATTGGCGTGACTTCAAAATCTAAGGGATTGGATGAGGTAAAAGCTACTTGAATGCGATCATTGTGTGCACTTCCTTTTGATCCTTGCGGAAGGTTTCTTTGCTCccttttgtattttcttaactCTACTTTGTCTAATGAAATTATGATTTCACATTTTTCGATAACCAAAGCGATGTCTTTATTCATTACTACGTTACCGGTCAAAAATTTATAGTGGTCATTGTGTTCTGCAATAACTATTGAGCAAATCTGGTTATTTCAAACTCTATATCTACTGCACCTGTATGATGATCTACAAGTATAATGATGACATCCGCTTCTTCGACAgccaaaataatttgtttgcgAACTTCTTCAAAAATATCGTCTGAATTCATCACATATCCGCCGGTGTCGATCACCGAAAACCCTACTCCGTTCCAGTTCGTCTTCCCGTAGTGACGGTCTCTGGTTGCTCCGCTCGAATCGTGAATAATGGCTTGTCTTTTGCCTATTAATCTGTTAAACAAGGTCGATTTACCTACATTCGGACGCCCCTACCATTGTTACAATACTCAAATTTAGCGAAAATTATGCGCTGCACGCATggattttaaaacttatacttCGTAACCGAACTGACGCAGTTTACTGTCTCTGTCTCTCCAGTCTTTGTCTACTTTCACCATAAGTTCAAGATACACTTTCGACCCCAAAAACTCTTTAATACTTCTTCGAGCCTCTGTTCCAATTTTTTTATGGCTGCACCTTTGTTTCCGATAATAATTCCCTTTTGAGAATCTCTGGCTTCATAAGTAATTCCACGAATAAAAACAGGATCTTCATTTTCACGGTATTCCACAATTACTACGTGGGTAGAGTAAGGAACTTCTTTTTGATAATAGAGTAAGATTTTTTCACGAATAATCTCCGATGCAAAAAAACGCATCGACGTGTCCGTAAGTTGCTCCTTATCAAAATAAGGCGGACTTTTGGGCAGCAACTCAAGAATTTGTTTCAAGATCAGATCTAAATTGAATTAATGAAGTGTCGAAGCCGGAAAAATGATAGCTTCAGGCAAAATTTCTCTCCATTGTTCATAAATTACATCCAATTTCTCTTGATCTATAATGTCTATCTTATTGATGACCAATACAACAGGCACAtctgaagttttattttatttaaaaagcctTATTTTTCTCAGGTTTCTCGTAAACCTCTGTTATATAGAGAAGTAAATCAGCATCAGAAAGCGCAGAATTAGCTGCTTTCAGCATTATTTCCTGCAATTTATAAGCAGGTTTCAGTACTCCGGGAGTAACGGAATAGACGATTTGGTAATCATCGTGGTAATCAACAATTCCCATGATTCTGTGGCGGGTGGTTTGCGCTTTTGATGTGATAATGGAAAGCTTCTCGCCAACCATCGCGTTCATTAGGGTAGATATGCCAACATTCGGATTGTCGACTATGTTCACAAATCCGGCTTTGTGGACATGTTTTGTATGATTATATTGAATTGGAAATGAATCTGATTTATCCCgtttaattgtaaaaacagaaaaaaacggATACTGATAAATTCCGTGAGCAAAAACCGTTTTGAGTTCGGCAATTGCTCGCGGCCTATAAGGAATCGCAACTTGATGTACAAGCAGGTTGCATTTGAAAAGTATTATTCGTAAGCACCCATCTTGAGCAGATTCACCTCAACATCGCTAAGGAAACGCCATTTGCCTCTAGGTATACacttttttgtcaattttttgaaatacacTCTGTCAAGCTTCAAAACATTGTATCCCAATGCTTCTACCATACGTCTTACGATACGATTTTTGCCGGACCGATTTTTTATTCCAATCTCAGATTTGATGTCAGATGAAGGATATTCTACAACATCTGCCGATGCAAGTCCATCTTCCAATTCAATTCCCGAAACCATTTTTACCATATCTGCTCTGGTGATATTCTTATCGAGCAAAACGTGGTAGATTTTTTTTGCGGTTATATTTCGGATGTGTTAAGCTCTTTGTCAATACTCCGTCGTTTGTCAACTGCAGTACACCTGTAGTGTTTCTGTCCAATCTCCCAACCGGGTAAATTCTTTGCTCCACCTCACTGCCAACCAAATCCATCAATGTTTTTCTTTCTCCTAGTCATCGGTAGTTGTCACGTAACCCTTTGATTTATTAAGGagaatttatacttttttctccGGTTTTATCATTTGACCGTCAAAACGTACCTCGTTGGTTCTGGAAACCTACCTTTACACCCATTTCGGTAACAGTTACCCCGTTTGCCTGAACAAATCCGGACTGAATATAAGTATCAGCCTCTCTGCGAGAACAAACTCCTGAGTTGACATCAGACGCAGTGTTCCGTCATCAACTTTCGATTTATCTTGGTTTTCTTGTCTGAAAGGCCTTTCGGTATTTCTCTTTGAGTCGGAAAGATTAAACACTTTCTGTTGCTTACCCTCTGCCCTGCTGTCGCTTTTTCCAAAACCTGGTTTCTGTCCGGGTCGAATCGTGGTTTCCTGTCACTGCCGAAAGCCGGTTTTTGCTCATCATTTCTTCCGCTGCGTTAATTTTACTGCGTAAAACGCTTTGGTTCGTTGCTTTTTTGAGGTTTAAAAGTGTTCTCTTCGGTTTCGAAttggtttattctttttttcactaatttaaACCCTCCGATTTTTTCTTCACTTCTTTTCGAAATGCCTCGCTACTTTAGCTTCTGTATTCTCTTGGAGAATCTTTATCTCCCAGCCCCTATTCTTTCCAAATACGTTCTTCTTCTGTCTCCGTTCTTTTTCTCGCCTACCGGTTTACTGCTAAATCTCTCCCCGCTATCGGAGCTTTTTGTAGCCCCAACCGTTGACCTTGTGCAAGAGTGGTTGCTCCCTCTTGCTGTCGTTCTAGTTGAACCGCCTGACCGACTTTTTTCACGGTCTTTCCCAAATCCTCCCGATTTGCTGCTGCCAGAACTCCTAATTCTACCTTTCATCGAcgtaaaataaaactgtaaatgttttgattataaaactaatagatatttacaaaagaataaaatctattcttctaaattactaaaaatatcgaataaataaaaattttaaataaaaactaa encodes:
- the LOC136075861 gene encoding GTPase Der-like; translated protein: MRFFASEIIREKILLYYQKEVPYSTHVVIVEYRENEDPVFIRGITYEARDSQKGIIIGNKGAAIKKLEQRLEEGRPNVGKSTLFNRLIGKRQAIIHDSSGATRDRHYGKTNWNGVGFSVIDTGGYVMNSDDIFEEVRKQIILAVEEADVIIILVDHHTGAVDIEFEITRFAQ